From Nocardioides sp. HDW12B, the proteins below share one genomic window:
- a CDS encoding lysine 5,6-aminomutase subunit alpha gives MSLTLDPAAVRRARELAARVGQPIVDLARAHTTVSVERATLRLGGITGADPDGTPWANRLLDVVRADVGLEHGVTLPVWDALVRGEAGDLTTLAQKAAAGSVRFRLPEDDARAQALAAGRAQIGAGIARVDERRREREQLVREWGDPPRKPWIYLIVATGDIYEDIPQAQAAAREGADIIAVIRSTGQSLLDFVPEGPTREGFAGTYATQENFRLMRAALDETSKELGRYVRLTNYASGLCMPEMAALAGLERLDMMLNDSMYGILFRDINPIRTFVDQRFSRQVHARAGIIINTGEDNYLTTADAVEAAHTVTTSQLLNEFFAKEAGLEDWQLGLGHAFEIDPAVPDSFRLELAHALLARHLFPDAPLKWMPPTRHMTGDVFRGYLLDAFFNLAGALTGQSILLVGMMTEAVVTPWLSDRDLALQNVRYVLDAAGRLAEDFHPAPDGFIARRADEVLREANALLERIADDAGRGSTAGDPPLLAAIADGTFGLMKRPADRGRGLDGVARKAPGYANPATDMLEEE, from the coding sequence GTGAGCCTCACCCTCGACCCCGCCGCCGTACGCCGTGCCCGGGAGCTGGCCGCCCGGGTCGGCCAGCCCATCGTCGACCTGGCCCGGGCCCACACCACCGTCTCGGTGGAGCGGGCCACCCTGCGCCTGGGCGGCATCACCGGCGCCGACCCCGACGGCACGCCGTGGGCGAACCGCCTGCTCGACGTGGTCCGCGCCGACGTCGGGCTCGAGCACGGCGTGACGCTACCGGTGTGGGACGCGCTCGTGCGCGGCGAGGCGGGCGACCTGACCACGCTGGCGCAGAAGGCCGCTGCCGGCTCCGTCCGCTTCCGGCTGCCCGAGGACGACGCCCGCGCCCAGGCCCTGGCCGCCGGCCGCGCGCAGATCGGGGCCGGGATCGCCCGCGTCGACGAGCGCCGCCGCGAGCGCGAGCAGCTGGTCCGGGAGTGGGGCGACCCGCCGCGCAAGCCGTGGATCTACCTCATCGTGGCCACCGGCGACATCTACGAGGACATCCCGCAGGCACAGGCCGCCGCCCGCGAGGGCGCCGACATCATCGCCGTCATCCGCTCCACCGGGCAGTCGCTGCTGGACTTCGTGCCCGAGGGGCCGACCCGGGAGGGCTTCGCCGGCACCTACGCCACCCAGGAGAACTTCCGGCTCATGCGGGCCGCGCTCGACGAGACCAGCAAGGAGCTCGGCCGCTACGTCCGCCTGACCAACTACGCCTCCGGGCTGTGCATGCCGGAGATGGCGGCACTGGCGGGTCTGGAGCGGCTCGACATGATGCTCAACGACTCGATGTACGGCATCCTCTTCCGCGACATCAACCCGATCCGCACCTTCGTCGACCAGCGCTTCAGCCGCCAGGTGCACGCGCGCGCCGGGATCATCATCAACACCGGCGAGGACAACTACCTCACCACCGCCGACGCCGTCGAGGCCGCGCACACCGTGACCACGAGCCAGCTGCTCAACGAGTTCTTCGCCAAGGAGGCCGGGCTCGAGGACTGGCAGCTCGGGCTGGGCCACGCCTTCGAGATCGACCCGGCGGTGCCGGACTCGTTCCGCCTCGAGCTCGCCCACGCCCTGCTGGCGCGCCACCTCTTCCCCGACGCCCCGCTGAAGTGGATGCCCCCCACCCGGCACATGACCGGCGACGTGTTCCGCGGCTACCTGCTCGACGCGTTCTTCAACCTCGCCGGGGCGCTGACCGGGCAGAGCATCCTGCTGGTCGGGATGATGACCGAGGCGGTGGTGACGCCGTGGCTCTCGGACCGCGACCTGGCCCTGCAGAACGTCCGCTACGTCCTCGACGCCGCCGGCCGCCTGGCCGAGGACTTCCACCCCGCGCCGGACGGCTTCATCGCCCGTCGCGCCGACGAGGTGCTGCGCGAGGCCAACGCCCTGCTCGAGCGCATCGCCGACGACGCGGGCCGGGGGAGCACCGCGGGCGACCCGCCGCTGCTGGCCGCCATCGCCGACGGCACCTTCGGGCTGATGAAGCGACCCGCCGACCGGGGCCGCGGCCTCGACGGGGTGGCGCGCAAGGCGCCCGGCTACGCGAACCCGGCCACCGACATGCTCGAGGAGGAGTGA
- a CDS encoding RNA polymerase-binding protein RbpA: MAERTLRGARLGGQSFEDERGIEFAARQRVAYVCSQGHEFEIPMAMEADVPPLWECPRCGSEALARDVERPEPKAEKPARTHWDMLLERRSEKELEDILTERLELLRGGAIGPAHLHRTRKSRTA, translated from the coding sequence ATGGCTGAGCGCACCCTGCGCGGCGCACGACTGGGCGGACAGAGCTTCGAGGACGAGCGGGGCATCGAGTTCGCAGCGCGCCAGCGCGTGGCCTACGTCTGCTCCCAGGGCCACGAGTTCGAGATCCCGATGGCGATGGAGGCCGACGTACCCCCGCTGTGGGAGTGCCCGCGCTGCGGGTCCGAGGCGCTCGCCCGCGACGTCGAGCGTCCCGAGCCCAAGGCGGAGAAGCCTGCCCGCACCCACTGGGACATGCTCCTCGAGCGTCGCTCGGAGAAGGAGCTCGAGGACATCCTCACCGAACGGCTCGAGTTGCTCCGCGGCGGCGCCATCGGCCCCGCCCACCTGCACCGCACCCGCAAGAGCCGCACCGCCTGA
- a CDS encoding glycerophosphodiester phosphodiesterase, translating into MSARPPRTGRPYLDEPRERGAVLALAHRGGAGHPGLVGAENTMRAFRHAAGLGYRYLETDVQVTRDGVLVAFHDDDLGRVTDRPGRVASLPYAEVAGALVGGADPVPSLQEVLEELPFARLNIDLKTPRAVEPMIALVEAQGLHDRVCLGSFDELTIRRFRRGCSRPVATTCGLLSTGLVRFVPGGRFWPGPVRGGGEVFQVPARRGPLRVVDAGFVRRAHASGCQVHVWTVDDRDEMEQLLDLGVDGIITDRTDVLKQVLEERGAWEGQ; encoded by the coding sequence GTGAGCGCACGACCCCCGCGCACGGGGCGTCCCTACCTGGACGAGCCGCGCGAGCGTGGAGCCGTGCTGGCGCTCGCCCACCGCGGTGGCGCCGGCCACCCCGGTCTCGTCGGCGCGGAGAACACCATGCGGGCCTTCCGGCACGCCGCCGGCCTCGGCTACCGCTACCTGGAGACCGACGTCCAGGTCACCCGCGACGGCGTGCTGGTGGCCTTCCACGACGACGACCTCGGCCGCGTCACCGACCGCCCGGGCCGCGTCGCGTCCCTGCCGTACGCCGAGGTGGCCGGCGCCCTGGTCGGCGGCGCGGACCCGGTCCCCTCGTTGCAGGAGGTCCTCGAGGAGCTGCCCTTCGCGCGCCTCAACATCGACCTGAAGACGCCGCGGGCAGTGGAGCCGATGATCGCGCTGGTCGAGGCCCAGGGCCTGCACGACCGGGTCTGCCTGGGCTCGTTCGACGAGCTCACCATCCGCCGCTTCCGGCGCGGCTGCAGCCGCCCGGTCGCCACCACGTGCGGGCTGCTCTCGACCGGTCTGGTCCGCTTCGTCCCCGGCGGCCGGTTCTGGCCGGGACCGGTCCGCGGAGGCGGCGAGGTCTTCCAGGTGCCGGCGCGGCGCGGCCCGCTCCGGGTCGTCGACGCGGGATTCGTCCGGCGCGCCCACGCGTCGGGGTGCCAGGTGCACGTCTGGACGGTGGATGATCGTGACGAGATGGAGCAGCTGCTCGACCTCGGCGTGGACGGCATCATCACCGACCGCACCGACGTCCTCAAGCAGGTGCTCGAGGAGCGAGGAGCCTGGGAGGGCCAGTGA
- a CDS encoding polyprenol monophosphomannose synthase: MVMVVPTYNEADNLAWIVDRLLTAVPDTHVLVVDDASPDGTGDLADGLAAADERVRVVHRTEKAGLGAAYLHGFRVALEAGYDVVGEMDADGSHQPEQLHRLREALDAADLVIGSRWVPGGSVVNWDALRRALSRSGNLYARVLLGVAVRDLTAGYRLFRADTLRAIDLSSVRSVGYCFQADLAVRTIEAGLRVVEVPIDFLERERGQSKLSGSVATESLRRITGWGLVRRRDQVRRRLGLLPAPARDQELSR, translated from the coding sequence ATGGTCATGGTCGTGCCGACCTACAACGAGGCCGACAACCTCGCCTGGATCGTGGACCGGCTCCTGACGGCCGTGCCGGACACCCACGTGCTCGTCGTCGACGACGCCTCGCCCGACGGCACGGGCGACCTCGCCGACGGCCTGGCCGCCGCCGACGAGCGCGTCCGGGTCGTGCACCGCACCGAGAAGGCCGGGCTGGGAGCGGCGTACCTGCACGGCTTCCGCGTCGCGCTCGAGGCCGGCTACGACGTCGTCGGCGAGATGGACGCCGACGGCTCCCACCAGCCCGAGCAGCTGCACCGTCTCCGGGAGGCGCTGGACGCGGCCGACCTCGTCATCGGCTCGCGCTGGGTGCCCGGCGGGAGCGTCGTGAACTGGGACGCGCTGCGCCGCGCGCTCTCGCGCAGCGGCAACCTCTACGCCCGGGTGCTGCTGGGGGTCGCCGTGCGCGACCTCACGGCCGGCTACCGGCTCTTCCGCGCCGACACGCTGCGAGCCATCGACCTGTCCAGCGTCCGGTCGGTGGGCTACTGCTTCCAGGCCGACCTGGCCGTGCGCACGATCGAGGCCGGCCTGCGCGTGGTGGAGGTGCCCATCGACTTCCTCGAGCGCGAGCGCGGCCAGTCCAAGCTGAGCGGCTCGGTCGCCACCGAGTCGCTGCGCCGGATCACCGGGTGGGGCCTGGTGCGACGCCGTGACCAGGTGCGACGCAGACTCGGACTGCTGCCCGCCCCCGCCCGTGACCAGGAGCTGTCCCGATGA
- a CDS encoding hotdog domain-containing protein has product MTAQDPRTGLTVTHRRYVPFSHAHYAGDLVDGAYGLGLFGDVATELCIRSDGDEGLFASYTDVQFRAPVRAGDCIEVTATLTRVGTRSRTMDFELRVVARGRPDRGASSAELLDPPVVATTATGVVVVPPRRVAPDTPEGKSFSPG; this is encoded by the coding sequence GTGACCGCGCAGGACCCCCGCACCGGGCTCACGGTGACCCACCGCCGCTACGTGCCGTTCTCGCACGCCCACTACGCCGGGGACCTCGTCGACGGCGCCTACGGGCTCGGCCTGTTCGGCGACGTGGCCACCGAGCTGTGCATCCGCAGCGACGGCGACGAGGGGCTGTTCGCCTCCTACACCGACGTGCAGTTCCGTGCGCCCGTGCGGGCGGGGGACTGCATCGAGGTGACGGCGACGCTGACCCGGGTCGGCACACGGTCGCGCACGATGGACTTCGAGCTGCGGGTGGTGGCCCGCGGCCGCCCGGACCGGGGCGCCTCGTCCGCCGAGCTGCTCGACCCACCGGTGGTGGCCACGACCGCCACGGGCGTGGTGGTCGTCCCGCCCCGGCGTGTCGCGCCCGACACGCCGGAAGGTAAAAGTTTCTCCCCGGGCTGA
- a CDS encoding UDP-N-acetylglucosamine 1-carboxyvinyltransferase — protein MTEDYLARIGYLIRDARRHRGWTQSQLAEVLSTSQSAVNRIEKGHQNLTLDMVARIGAALDSEIVTFGTGPTHLRVTGPTTLSGSIDVKSSKNAGVALLCASLLNQGRTTLRKVARIEEVNRLLEVLESLGVRTRWLNDSNDLEIVPPAQLDLAGIDAEAARRTRSIIMFLGPLLHREPRFDLPYAGGCDLGTRTVEPHLTALRPFGLEVKTSDGRYQAQVVPEVSPQRPIVLTERGDTVTENALMAAALHPGVTVIRNASSNYMVQDLCFYLDLLGVRIDGIGTTTLTVHGVEAIDVDVDYAPSEDPIEAMSLLAAAIVTESEITIRRVPIEFLEIELALLEEMGFRYHRSEEYVADNGRTRLVDLVTLPSTLHSPIDKIHPMPFPGLNIDNLPFFAVIAATADGQTLLHDWVYENRAIYLTELTKLGATVQLLDPHRVRIEGPTHWSGTEVVCPPALRPAVVILLAMLAAKGTSVLRSVYVINRGYEDLAARLNQLGASIETFRDL, from the coding sequence GTGACTGAGGACTACCTGGCCCGCATCGGCTACCTGATCCGCGACGCCCGACGGCACCGGGGCTGGACCCAGAGCCAGCTCGCCGAGGTGCTGAGCACCAGCCAGAGCGCGGTGAACCGCATCGAGAAGGGCCACCAGAACCTCACGCTCGACATGGTGGCCCGCATCGGCGCGGCGCTCGACTCCGAGATCGTCACCTTCGGCACCGGCCCGACCCACCTGCGCGTCACCGGCCCCACCACCCTCTCGGGCAGCATCGACGTCAAGTCGTCGAAGAACGCCGGCGTCGCCCTGCTGTGCGCCTCGCTGCTCAACCAGGGCCGGACCACGCTGCGCAAGGTCGCCCGCATCGAGGAGGTCAACCGTCTCCTCGAGGTGCTGGAGAGCCTGGGGGTGCGGACCCGCTGGCTCAACGACAGCAACGACCTCGAGATCGTGCCCCCGGCCCAGCTCGACCTCGCCGGCATCGACGCCGAGGCGGCTCGTCGTACCCGCTCGATCATCATGTTCCTCGGGCCGCTGCTGCACCGCGAGCCACGCTTCGACCTGCCCTACGCCGGGGGCTGCGACCTCGGCACCCGCACCGTCGAGCCCCACCTCACCGCGCTGCGTCCCTTCGGCCTGGAGGTCAAGACCTCCGACGGCCGCTACCAGGCGCAGGTCGTGCCCGAGGTGTCGCCCCAGCGCCCGATCGTGCTGACCGAGCGCGGCGACACCGTCACCGAGAACGCGCTGATGGCGGCCGCGCTGCACCCGGGCGTCACGGTCATCCGCAACGCCAGCTCCAACTACATGGTCCAGGACCTCTGCTTCTACCTCGACCTGCTCGGGGTCCGCATCGACGGCATCGGCACCACCACGCTGACCGTCCACGGCGTGGAGGCCATCGACGTCGACGTCGACTACGCGCCCTCTGAGGACCCCATCGAGGCGATGTCGCTGCTGGCCGCCGCCATCGTCACCGAGTCCGAGATCACGATCCGGCGCGTGCCCATCGAGTTCCTCGAGATCGAGCTGGCGCTGCTGGAGGAGATGGGGTTCCGCTACCACCGCAGCGAGGAGTACGTCGCCGACAACGGCCGCACCCGGCTGGTCGACCTGGTCACGCTGCCCTCGACGCTGCACTCCCCCATCGACAAGATCCACCCGATGCCGTTCCCGGGCCTCAACATCGACAACCTGCCGTTCTTCGCCGTCATCGCGGCGACCGCCGACGGGCAGACCCTGCTGCACGACTGGGTCTACGAGAACCGCGCGATCTACCTCACCGAGCTCACCAAGCTCGGTGCGACCGTGCAGCTGCTCGACCCGCACCGGGTCCGCATCGAGGGGCCGACCCACTGGTCCGGCACCGAGGTCGTCTGCCCGCCCGCGCTGCGTCCCGCGGTCGTGATCCTGCTGGCGATGCTGGCGGCCAAGGGCACCTCGGTGCTGCGCTCGGTCTACGTCATCAACCGCGGCTACGAGGACCTCGCCGCCCGCCTCAACCAGCTCGGCGCCAGCATCGAGACCTTCCGGGACCTGTGA
- a CDS encoding FxsA family protein: MSRRRRTVLLVLTALFVLVPLLEIYLIVQTGQVVGVWWTILLLVAAGFLGSVLVRREGRRAWRALQEALGSGRMPAKELADGALVLVGGTLLVTPGFVSDLVGLFCVLPLTRPLARAVLARVIARRMAAGALRGPGAAPRSGFPNGFPPGFPTGFGTRPGGPDAGTTPGPPRGGPDVVPGEVVDDDR, encoded by the coding sequence ATGAGCCGACGCCGCCGCACCGTGCTGCTGGTGCTGACCGCCCTGTTCGTGCTGGTCCCGCTGCTGGAGATCTACCTGATCGTCCAGACCGGTCAGGTGGTCGGGGTGTGGTGGACCATCCTGCTGCTGGTCGCGGCCGGCTTCCTGGGCTCGGTGCTGGTCCGGCGCGAGGGTCGTCGCGCCTGGCGAGCGCTGCAGGAGGCCCTGGGATCGGGCCGCATGCCCGCCAAGGAGCTGGCCGACGGCGCGCTCGTGCTCGTCGGCGGCACGCTGCTGGTGACGCCCGGCTTCGTCTCCGACCTGGTCGGGCTGTTCTGCGTGCTCCCGCTCACGCGCCCCCTGGCGCGGGCGGTGCTGGCCCGTGTCATCGCGCGGCGGATGGCGGCCGGCGCCCTCCGCGGCCCGGGAGCCGCTCCCCGGTCCGGGTTCCCGAACGGCTTCCCCCCCGGGTTCCCGACGGGCTTCGGTACGCGGCCCGGCGGCCCGGACGCAGGAACGACGCCCGGCCCGCCGCGAGGCGGACCCGACGTCGTCCCGGGTGAGGTCGTCGACGACGACCGCTGA
- the lnt gene encoding apolipoprotein N-acyltransferase, whose protein sequence is MNLALRTLGAALSGAAAAAAFEPYAVAWLLPVGVLGLTLASRGLRGRRALLVGLAYGVTFMGVLVPWLQVIGVDAWIGLTILEAAFYGLLGVALARVGRLRGWPVWAAGTWVAVDALRSAVPWGGFPWGRLALATVDTPLAPLMSWVGPAGTSFAVALLGTGLAWLVLERPVSLRGAAVVGGLVLLVVAPAAWGPATLSSTAEVRVAAVQGNVPGEGMDAFSERRAVLDNHVAATEDLAARVAAGETPRPSFVLWPENSTDIDPYEDATVFDDISSAVDAVGVPTLVGAMVRGPGPVDVENQGIVWEPGTGPSASYSKTHPVPFGEYIPMRAQLAKVFERLDQIPRDMVPGTEPGLLDLGGTTIGDVICFEVAYDDTIRNVAGGGPGGAAEAAGMLVVQTNNATYMGTGQVEQQFAIARLRAIETGRSVVVVATNGVSGVVGADGEVLQRAPTRATAVLEADVAQVEGVTPGIRWGGAVQWLLVAGALLAQVAVTVLARRRRTGPTTPSAEPAPARAG, encoded by the coding sequence GTGAACCTCGCGCTGCGCACACTCGGGGCCGCCCTCAGCGGCGCCGCAGCCGCCGCGGCCTTCGAGCCGTACGCCGTCGCCTGGCTGCTCCCGGTGGGCGTCCTCGGTCTCACCCTGGCGTCCCGGGGCCTGCGCGGTCGCCGCGCGCTCCTCGTCGGCCTCGCGTACGGCGTGACGTTCATGGGTGTGCTCGTGCCGTGGCTGCAGGTCATCGGGGTCGACGCCTGGATCGGCCTGACGATCCTCGAGGCCGCCTTCTACGGCCTGCTGGGCGTCGCCCTGGCCCGGGTCGGACGGCTCCGGGGCTGGCCGGTGTGGGCGGCGGGCACGTGGGTCGCGGTGGACGCGCTCCGCTCGGCCGTGCCGTGGGGCGGGTTCCCCTGGGGCCGGCTGGCCCTCGCCACGGTCGACACCCCCCTGGCGCCGCTGATGTCGTGGGTCGGACCCGCCGGCACGTCCTTCGCCGTGGCCCTGCTCGGCACCGGCCTGGCCTGGCTGGTCCTGGAGCGCCCGGTGAGCCTGCGCGGCGCCGCCGTGGTGGGCGGCCTGGTGCTGCTGGTCGTCGCGCCCGCCGCCTGGGGGCCGGCGACGCTGAGCAGCACCGCGGAGGTCCGGGTGGCCGCCGTGCAGGGCAACGTGCCCGGGGAGGGCATGGACGCCTTCTCCGAGCGCCGGGCGGTGCTCGACAACCACGTCGCCGCCACCGAGGACCTCGCGGCCCGTGTGGCCGCGGGGGAGACCCCTCGGCCCTCGTTCGTGCTGTGGCCGGAGAACTCGACCGACATCGACCCCTACGAGGACGCCACCGTCTTCGACGACATCTCGTCCGCCGTGGACGCGGTGGGCGTGCCCACCCTGGTCGGGGCGATGGTCCGCGGCCCCGGCCCGGTCGACGTGGAGAACCAGGGCATCGTGTGGGAGCCCGGCACCGGGCCGTCGGCGTCGTACTCCAAGACCCACCCGGTGCCGTTCGGCGAGTACATCCCGATGCGGGCCCAGCTGGCGAAGGTCTTCGAGCGCCTCGACCAGATCCCGCGCGACATGGTGCCCGGCACCGAGCCCGGTCTGCTCGACCTCGGCGGCACCACGATCGGCGACGTCATCTGCTTCGAGGTGGCCTACGACGACACCATCCGCAACGTCGCCGGCGGCGGACCGGGCGGGGCGGCGGAGGCAGCCGGCATGCTCGTCGTGCAGACCAACAACGCCACCTACATGGGCACCGGCCAGGTGGAGCAGCAGTTCGCGATCGCCCGGCTCCGGGCGATCGAGACCGGTCGCAGCGTCGTCGTGGTGGCCACCAACGGCGTCTCGGGCGTCGTCGGGGCCGACGGCGAGGTGCTGCAGCGGGCGCCCACGCGCGCCACCGCGGTCCTCGAGGCCGACGTGGCGCAGGTCGAGGGTGTCACCCCCGGCATCCGGTGGGGCGGCGCGGTGCAGTGGCTGCTCGTCGCCGGCGCCCTGCTGGCCCAGGTGGCCGTGACGGTGCTGGCGCGTCGACGCCGGACCGGCCCGACGACGCCGAGCGCGGAGCCCGCTCCCGCCCGGGCCGGGTGA
- a CDS encoding OAM dimerization domain-containing protein has translation MVSTGSTTGDGSTTGGGSIVRPYGDTTGDGMVQMSFTLPVPHSKVAEGGALQLAQKMGLDAAMVVHAKPMGPDFTFFVVYGRVTHLVELDKIQVVERDFPLLAPKEANLAIRSLLGRKLTVVGACIGTDAHTVGIDAILNIKGFAGEKGLEYYREIKVVNLGAQVSVPELVARAQEERADAVLVSQVVTQRDAHLLNTREMSAAFREAYPSASRPVLVVGGPRFDEGSTADLGVDRIFVRGTTPADVASYLVHRLTQRRQGQAPTHQEAS, from the coding sequence ATGGTCTCGACAGGCTCGACCACCGGGGACGGCTCGACCACCGGTGGCGGCTCGATCGTCCGGCCCTACGGCGACACCACCGGCGACGGCATGGTGCAGATGTCGTTCACGCTGCCGGTGCCGCACTCGAAGGTCGCCGAGGGGGGCGCGCTCCAGCTGGCGCAGAAGATGGGCCTGGACGCCGCCATGGTCGTCCACGCCAAGCCGATGGGACCCGACTTCACCTTCTTCGTCGTCTACGGGCGCGTCACCCACCTGGTGGAGCTCGACAAGATCCAGGTCGTCGAGCGCGACTTCCCACTGCTGGCGCCCAAGGAGGCCAACCTGGCCATCCGGAGCCTGCTGGGTCGCAAGCTCACGGTGGTCGGAGCCTGCATCGGCACCGACGCCCACACCGTCGGCATCGACGCCATCCTCAACATCAAGGGCTTCGCGGGCGAGAAGGGGCTGGAGTACTACCGCGAGATCAAGGTGGTGAACCTCGGCGCCCAGGTGTCCGTGCCGGAGCTGGTGGCCCGGGCCCAGGAGGAGCGGGCCGACGCCGTTCTCGTCTCCCAGGTCGTCACCCAGCGCGACGCCCACCTGCTCAACACCCGCGAGATGTCGGCGGCCTTCCGCGAGGCCTACCCCTCGGCGAGCCGTCCTGTGCTCGTCGTGGGGGGCCCCCGCTTCGACGAGGGCAGCACCGCCGACCTCGGGGTCGACCGGATCTTCGTGCGGGGCACCACGCCGGCCGACGTGGCGTCGTACCTCGTGCACCGTCTGACCCAGCGCCGGCAGGGCCAGGCTCCGACCCACCAGGAGGCGTCGTGA
- a CDS encoding MFS transporter gives MRSSREQRAWYWYDWANSAYFTTILTVLFGPYMIAIVENAAPDCGTPGCVETLEVLGVQVAAGSLGGYLVTFSTLLGALVLPIVGAVVDRSPRKRLHMAVYAWIGSIFAGSLYLMTGDSWQIGAVAIVVSNIMVGCSLVSYSALLVDVSTEEERDRVSSRGWAFGYLGGGLLLVLNLVLVTGHETFGLTEGHAVRIAMLSAAVWWGGFTLIPFLRLKDRPPTAQVAVEGSLLRRSFGQLADTFRDMRNYPMTLTFLLAYLFYNDGIQTVIGTAAVYGERELGLETTTLIATILLVQFVAVAGALLFGRLAQRHGSLRLIRTGVFAWMGVVALGFFLPPEQPLMFFGLAVLIGLVMGGTQALSRSFFSLLIPPGREGEYFSLYQALERGTSWFGSLVFYLMFQLTGSYRPSILALLAFFALGAFFLARVDAERGVQEAGNRVPSTL, from the coding sequence GTGAGGTCGAGCCGCGAGCAACGGGCCTGGTACTGGTACGACTGGGCGAACTCGGCGTACTTCACCACGATCCTGACGGTCCTCTTCGGGCCCTACATGATCGCGATCGTCGAGAACGCCGCCCCCGACTGCGGCACCCCCGGCTGCGTCGAGACCCTCGAGGTGCTCGGCGTCCAGGTCGCCGCCGGCTCCCTGGGCGGCTACCTCGTGACGTTCTCGACCCTGCTCGGTGCCCTGGTGCTGCCGATCGTCGGTGCCGTCGTCGACCGCTCCCCCCGCAAGCGCCTGCACATGGCGGTCTACGCCTGGATCGGGTCGATCTTCGCCGGCAGCCTCTACCTGATGACCGGCGACAGCTGGCAGATCGGTGCCGTGGCCATCGTCGTCAGCAACATCATGGTCGGCTGCTCCCTGGTCTCCTACTCGGCGCTGCTCGTCGACGTCTCCACCGAGGAGGAGCGCGATCGCGTCTCCTCGCGCGGGTGGGCCTTCGGCTACCTCGGGGGCGGGCTGCTGCTGGTGCTCAACCTGGTCCTGGTGACCGGTCACGAGACCTTCGGCCTCACCGAGGGCCACGCCGTGCGGATCGCGATGCTCAGCGCCGCGGTCTGGTGGGGCGGCTTCACCCTGATCCCGTTCCTCCGGCTCAAGGACCGCCCGCCGACGGCCCAGGTCGCCGTCGAGGGGTCGTTGCTGCGGCGCAGCTTCGGCCAGCTCGCCGACACCTTCCGCGACATGCGCAACTACCCGATGACGCTGACCTTCCTGCTCGCCTACCTCTTCTACAACGACGGCATCCAGACGGTCATCGGCACCGCCGCGGTGTACGGCGAGCGCGAGCTGGGCCTGGAGACCACGACGCTCATCGCGACCATCCTGCTCGTGCAGTTCGTCGCCGTCGCGGGAGCGCTGCTGTTCGGGCGCCTGGCCCAGCGCCACGGCTCGCTGAGGCTGATCCGCACCGGTGTGTTCGCCTGGATGGGCGTCGTCGCCCTGGGGTTCTTCCTGCCGCCGGAGCAACCGCTGATGTTCTTCGGCCTCGCCGTGCTCATCGGCCTCGTCATGGGCGGCACCCAGGCGCTGTCCCGCTCGTTCTTCAGCCTGCTGATCCCGCCCGGGCGCGAGGGCGAGTACTTCAGCCTCTACCAGGCGCTGGAGCGCGGCACGTCGTGGTTCGGCAGCCTGGTGTTCTACCTCATGTTCCAGCTGACCGGCTCCTACCGGCCCTCCATCCTCGCGCTGCTCGCCTTCTTCGCCCTCGGGGCCTTCTTCCTGGCCCGTGTGGACGCGGAGCGGGGCGTGCAGGAGGCGGGGAACCGGGTCCCGAGCACCCTGTAG